In one Streptomyces venezuelae genomic region, the following are encoded:
- a CDS encoding ATP-binding cassette domain-containing protein: protein MTSTYAVLSEGLEKRFGSGDTAVSALRGLDLAIPEGSVCGLLGPNGAGKTTAVRVLTTLQTPDAGTARVAGYDVVRDAAAVRGHIGVIGQYASVDGDLTGRENLRLFARLLRAPRGRADELLERFGLTGAAERAARTYSGGMRRRLDLAVGLITRPAVLFLDEPTTGLDPHSRNAIWESVRKLAGEGTTVLLTTQYLEEADRLADDIVLIDGGRAAHRGTPAELKARIGSYAEVVVAEDAALPAAAVVLDQLTGAESVLDAETRTAGVVALDPALTLPRLVRELDAAGVPVVDVSLRRPSLDDVFLRLTA from the coding sequence ATGACTTCTACGTACGCTGTACTTAGTGAAGGTCTGGAGAAGCGCTTCGGATCCGGCGACACCGCCGTCAGCGCGCTGCGCGGCCTGGACCTGGCCATCCCCGAGGGCTCCGTCTGCGGGCTCCTCGGGCCCAACGGCGCGGGCAAGACCACGGCGGTCCGGGTCCTGACGACCCTGCAGACACCGGATGCCGGGACCGCACGGGTGGCGGGGTACGACGTGGTGCGGGACGCGGCGGCCGTCCGCGGGCACATCGGCGTCATCGGCCAGTACGCGTCGGTCGACGGCGATCTGACGGGCCGCGAGAACCTGCGCCTCTTCGCCCGCCTGCTGCGGGCGCCGCGCGGCCGCGCCGACGAGCTCCTGGAGCGGTTCGGGCTCACCGGGGCGGCGGAGCGGGCCGCCCGCACGTACTCGGGCGGCATGCGGCGCCGCCTGGACCTCGCGGTCGGACTGATCACCCGGCCCGCCGTGCTCTTCCTCGACGAGCCCACCACGGGCCTGGACCCGCACAGCAGGAACGCCATCTGGGAGTCCGTGCGGAAGCTGGCCGGCGAGGGCACGACGGTCCTCCTCACGACCCAGTACCTGGAGGAGGCCGATCGGCTGGCCGACGACATCGTGCTGATCGACGGGGGCCGCGCAGCCCACCGCGGCACGCCCGCGGAGCTCAAGGCGCGCATCGGGAGCTACGCGGAGGTCGTCGTCGCCGAGGACGCGGCGCTGCCCGCGGCGGCGGTGGTCCTCGACCAGTTGACGGGAGCGGAGTCCGTGCTCGACGCGGAGACCCGTACCGCCGGAGTGGTCGCCCTCGATCCCGCGCTCACGCTCCCGCGGCTCGTCCGCGAACTGGACGCGGCAGGGGTGCCCGTCGTCGACGTGAGCCTGCGGCGGCCCTCTCTGGACGACGTCTTCCTGCGCCTCACCGCGTGA
- a CDS encoding DUF4331 domain-containing protein: MTAHARSRQGRRGLAALVCGALAAGGLAAAGASALEPGSARASSHREAPLISGQPQYDNTDVYAFVSPDKPDTTTLVANWTPFEEPAGGPNFYPFPEDAQYDIHIDSDGDAQGDLLYRWTFDSKVKNGNTFLYNTGQVTSLDDPDLNFTQTYDIDLLKLKDQKVVSTKKLANDLPVAPSRVGDASMPDYKKLRDQAVRKVAGGGTSYVGQADDPFFLDLQVFDSLYGGDLSQVGDDTLKGYSVNSVALQVPTAEIRQSEKQPTVGVWSTTQRKNAKGGYTQVSRLGNPLVNELVVPLKDKDKFNASSPWNDADFLPYVQKPELPKLLEKVYGIKAPAEPRKDLVSVFLTGVKDLNQPPNVRPAEALRLNTSIKPSADPKRLGVLDGDTAGFPNGRRLADDVVDIELQAVAGELVGAKNDLGDAVDANDRAFGKAFPYLALPTSPTHAPAAKGGGDNTSMRGALGGGSEVRAPSSDGSGGSDAVLIASAAAGAAGVLLVGLGLAWWRARRRGAGGVL; this comes from the coding sequence ATGACAGCACATGCCAGGAGCCGGCAGGGGCGTCGCGGCCTCGCCGCGCTGGTCTGCGGCGCACTCGCCGCCGGGGGGCTCGCAGCCGCCGGGGCGAGTGCGCTGGAGCCGGGCTCGGCGCGGGCCTCCAGCCACCGGGAGGCCCCGCTGATCTCGGGTCAGCCCCAGTACGACAACACGGACGTGTACGCGTTCGTCAGCCCCGACAAGCCGGACACCACGACCCTCGTGGCGAACTGGACCCCGTTCGAGGAGCCCGCGGGCGGGCCCAACTTCTACCCCTTCCCTGAGGACGCCCAGTACGACATCCACATCGACAGCGACGGCGACGCACAGGGCGATCTGCTCTATCGCTGGACGTTCGACAGCAAGGTCAAGAACGGCAACACCTTCCTTTACAACACCGGCCAGGTGACGAGCCTCGACGACCCCGACCTCAACTTCACGCAGACGTACGACATCGACCTGCTGAAGCTGAAGGACCAGAAGGTCGTCTCCACCAAGAAGCTCGCGAACGACCTGCCGGTCGCGCCGTCGCGGGTGGGCGACGCCTCGATGCCCGACTACAAGAAGCTCCGCGACCAGGCGGTGCGGAAGGTCGCGGGCGGCGGCACGTCGTACGTGGGGCAGGCCGACGACCCGTTCTTCCTCGACCTGCAGGTGTTCGACTCGCTGTACGGGGGCGACCTCTCGCAGGTCGGCGACGACACCCTCAAGGGGTACAGCGTGAACTCGGTCGCGCTCCAGGTCCCGACCGCCGAGATACGCCAGTCGGAGAAGCAGCCGACGGTCGGCGTCTGGTCGACGACCCAGCGCAAGAACGCCAAGGGCGGCTACACGCAGGTGTCGCGGCTCGGCAACCCGCTGGTCAACGAGCTCGTGGTGCCGCTGAAGGACAAGGACAAGTTCAACGCGTCCTCACCGTGGAACGACGCGGACTTCCTGCCGTACGTGCAGAAGCCCGAGCTGCCGAAGCTGCTGGAGAAGGTCTACGGCATCAAGGCACCGGCCGAGCCCAGGAAGGACCTGGTCTCCGTCTTCCTGACCGGCGTGAAGGACCTCAACCAGCCGCCGAACGTGCGCCCGGCGGAGGCCCTGCGGCTCAACACCTCCATCAAGCCGTCGGCCGACCCCAAGCGGCTCGGCGTCCTCGACGGGGACACCGCGGGATTCCCGAACGGGCGGCGGCTCGCCGACGACGTCGTCGACATCGAGCTGCAGGCCGTCGCGGGTGAACTCGTCGGCGCCAAGAACGACTTGGGCGACGCGGTGGACGCGAACGACCGGGCGTTCGGCAAGGCGTTCCCGTACCTGGCGCTGCCCACGTCACCGACGCACGCTCCGGCGGCCAAGGGCGGCGGCGACAACACCTCGATGCGCGGGGCGCTCGGGGGCGGGTCGGAGGTCCGGGCCCCGTCGTCCGACGGGTCCGGCGGGTCCGACGCGGTGCTGATCGCCTCCGCGGCGGCCGGAGCCGCGGGTGTGCTGCTCGTCGGGCTCGGGCTCGCGTGGTGGCGGGCGCGGAGGCGGGGGGCCGGCGGGGTCCTCTGA
- a CDS encoding nickel transporter produces the protein MLGVVVALGGLGGTAHAHPLGNFTVSRYDGLVAAPGKLTVEHVEDLAEIPAAQAAPRIRETGRAAWAEQRCRAAADDARVTVSGRDAELTVRAARARVRPGQAGLDTLRVECTLTAPLPRKDRVSVGFRSGARDGTGWREITARGDRMALTRSDVPETSASQRLTRYPKRLLAAPPDTASASLRITPGGPALADDRPAEPESGVASVLPRGADRWARALTGLVGRHPLTPAFAALALGTAVLLGALHALAPGHGKTLMAATAAARGRASVRDVLPLAASVTVTHTLGVLALGLLVSGGSAAGPSVVAWLGVVSGLLVTGAGVLLVRRAWQRRRGTDHDHGHAHDHDHTHSHSHGHHHTHDHRSPGTSLRGTLFLGFAGGLVPSPSAVVVLVGAAALGEAWFGLLLVVAYGAGLAATLTAAGFLVVRVGSFAGRRAGPEWVRRGTRRFLPLGSACVVLALGCGLVFKGAATALG, from the coding sequence GTGCTCGGGGTGGTCGTCGCGCTCGGCGGCCTCGGCGGGACCGCGCACGCGCACCCGCTGGGCAACTTCACCGTCAGCCGGTACGACGGACTCGTCGCCGCGCCGGGGAAGCTGACGGTCGAGCACGTGGAGGACCTCGCCGAGATCCCCGCCGCCCAGGCCGCCCCGCGCATCCGCGAGACCGGCCGCGCCGCCTGGGCGGAGCAGCGCTGCCGGGCCGCCGCCGACGACGCCCGCGTCACCGTCTCCGGACGGGACGCGGAGCTGACGGTGCGCGCCGCGCGGGCCCGCGTCCGTCCCGGCCAGGCGGGGCTCGACACCCTCCGCGTCGAATGCACCCTCACCGCTCCCCTGCCGCGGAAGGACCGGGTGAGCGTCGGGTTCCGGAGCGGCGCGCGGGACGGCACCGGCTGGCGGGAGATCACCGCCCGCGGCGACCGGATGGCCCTCACCCGCTCCGACGTGCCGGAGACCTCCGCGTCGCAGCGCCTCACCCGCTACCCGAAGCGGCTGCTCGCCGCCCCGCCCGACACCGCGTCCGCGTCACTGCGGATCACGCCGGGCGGCCCCGCCCTCGCGGACGACCGCCCCGCGGAACCGGAGAGCGGCGTGGCTTCCGTGCTGCCCCGTGGTGCCGACCGCTGGGCGCGGGCCCTCACCGGCCTCGTCGGCCGGCATCCGCTCACCCCGGCCTTCGCGGCGCTCGCCCTCGGCACCGCCGTGCTCCTCGGCGCCCTGCACGCGCTCGCGCCGGGCCACGGGAAGACCCTCATGGCCGCCACCGCCGCCGCCCGCGGCCGTGCCTCCGTACGCGACGTGCTGCCGCTCGCCGCGTCCGTGACCGTCACGCACACCCTGGGCGTGCTCGCCCTCGGCCTGCTGGTGAGCGGGGGCTCCGCCGCGGGTCCTTCGGTGGTCGCCTGGCTCGGCGTGGTCAGCGGGCTGCTCGTCACGGGGGCGGGCGTGCTGCTCGTACGCAGGGCGTGGCAGCGACGGCGCGGGACGGACCACGACCACGGTCACGCGCACGACCACGACCACACGCACTCCCACAGCCACGGCCACCACCACACGCACGACCACCGCTCCCCCGGAACCAGCCTTCGCGGCACGCTCTTCCTCGGTTTCGCCGGGGGTCTGGTGCCGAGCCCCTCCGCCGTCGTCGTGCTCGTCGGCGCCGCCGCTCTCGGCGAGGCGTGGTTCGGGCTGCTGCTCGTGGTGGCGTACGGGGCGGGGCTCGCCGCCACGCTGACGGCCGCCGGATTCCTCGTCGTGCGCGTGGGGTCGTTCGCGGGGCGGCGCGCGGGGCCGGAGTGGGTGCGCCGGGGCACCCGGCGGTTCCTGCCGCTCGGTTCGGCCTGCGTGGTTCTCGCCCTTGGATGCGGATTGGTGTTCAAGGGGGCTGCAACGGCGCTCGGTTGA
- a CDS encoding ABC transporter permease, whose product MSAILLDGTTMLGRHLQRVRHAPAILVMTQTMPIVFLLFFGYVFGSALAMPGSDYRAFLVPGMLVATAANGIMTGMFTAAQDTHRGVMDRLRTLPMSRAAVPLGQALADLVTTAAGLVPLVLVGLAMGWRIEGGPFAAAGAFGLLLLFRCATTWVGILLGLASRSEEAAGQLGSATFMLPLLSNAYLPTDGLPSWLRVVAEWNPISAVATAVRDLFGNAPVPADAAWPVAHPVAGAVLWSLALLAVCVPLAVRRYARGPR is encoded by the coding sequence ATGAGCGCCATCCTCCTCGACGGCACCACCATGCTCGGCCGTCACCTGCAACGCGTCCGGCACGCCCCCGCGATCCTCGTCATGACCCAGACCATGCCCATCGTCTTCCTGCTCTTCTTCGGCTACGTCTTCGGCAGCGCCCTCGCGATGCCGGGCTCCGACTACCGGGCCTTCCTGGTGCCCGGGATGCTCGTCGCGACTGCCGCCAACGGCATCATGACCGGCATGTTCACCGCCGCCCAGGACACCCACCGGGGTGTGATGGACCGGCTGCGGACGCTGCCGATGAGCAGGGCGGCCGTGCCGCTCGGGCAGGCGCTCGCCGATCTGGTGACGACAGCGGCGGGGCTCGTGCCGCTGGTGCTCGTCGGGCTCGCCATGGGGTGGCGGATCGAGGGCGGGCCGTTCGCCGCCGCGGGCGCGTTCGGGCTTCTGCTGCTCTTCCGGTGCGCGACCACCTGGGTCGGCATCCTGCTCGGGCTCGCGTCGCGGAGCGAGGAGGCGGCGGGCCAGCTGGGGAGCGCGACGTTCATGCTGCCGCTGCTCTCGAACGCGTACCTCCCGACCGACGGGCTGCCGTCCTGGCTGCGTGTCGTCGCCGAGTGGAATCCGATCAGCGCGGTGGCGACGGCGGTGCGCGACCTGTTCGGCAACGCCCCGGTCCCGGCGGACGCGGCATGGCCGGTCGCACACCCGGTGGCGGGGGCGGTCCTGTGGTCGCTCGCGCTGCTAGCGGTGTGCGTCCCGCTCGCCGTCCGGCGCTACGCGCGCGGCCCACGCTGA
- a CDS encoding tetratricopeptide repeat protein translates to MARISVRSAVAVVALALALTSGALVVGGGPGDDGAGRSTPAAVGPAAPLDGLRGGDLDRGVEALRTRLREQPKDFTSWATLGTAYVEQARTRGDPALYRAADRALDRSLELRPGYDAALAGRAAVAAARHDFRGALRHAEAALAENPYSERALATRIDALVELGRYGAASRAADEADERRPGVPVFTRYAYVRELRGDTASARRVLERALDGATAPGDVAYVATSLGQLAWRQGEYKAALRHCGAALRADSTYLPALECRARARAARGGTAAALAGLRDVVGRQPLPGPLVALGELYEAKGDLGRAREQYRLVDVWAALARANGVDPDLDTALAEADHGDRAEALRAARAEWERRRTVHTADALGWALHVNGRDEEALRYARRATATGFKEAAFRYHRGMIERAVGDEAAARGSLTSALRLNPGFSPVGAREAREALRSLGGDAS, encoded by the coding sequence ATGGCACGCATCTCCGTACGGAGCGCGGTGGCCGTCGTCGCGCTGGCCCTCGCGCTCACCTCGGGCGCCCTCGTCGTCGGCGGCGGCCCGGGCGACGACGGGGCGGGGCGCTCGACGCCCGCCGCGGTCGGGCCCGCGGCGCCGCTCGACGGTCTGCGCGGCGGCGACCTCGACCGGGGCGTGGAGGCGCTCCGCACCAGGCTGCGCGAGCAGCCGAAGGACTTCACGTCCTGGGCCACGCTCGGCACGGCCTACGTCGAGCAGGCCCGCACGCGCGGCGACCCCGCCCTCTACCGCGCCGCCGACCGCGCCCTGGACCGCTCGCTGGAGCTGCGCCCCGGCTACGACGCGGCGCTCGCGGGGCGCGCCGCCGTCGCCGCCGCCCGGCACGACTTCCGTGGCGCACTGCGCCACGCCGAGGCCGCCCTAGCCGAGAACCCGTACAGCGAACGGGCCCTGGCCACCCGCATCGACGCCCTCGTCGAACTCGGGCGCTACGGCGCGGCGTCCCGCGCGGCCGACGAGGCGGACGAGCGGCGGCCCGGCGTCCCCGTCTTCACGCGGTACGCGTACGTACGTGAGCTGCGCGGCGACACGGCGTCGGCGCGGCGCGTCCTGGAGCGGGCACTCGACGGGGCGACCGCGCCCGGCGACGTCGCGTACGTGGCGACCTCCCTCGGGCAACTGGCGTGGCGGCAAGGCGAGTACAAGGCCGCGCTGCGCCACTGCGGGGCCGCGCTGCGCGCCGACTCCACGTATCTGCCCGCCCTGGAGTGCCGGGCCCGGGCGCGGGCGGCGCGGGGCGGGACGGCCGCGGCGCTGGCCGGGCTGCGGGACGTCGTCGGACGGCAGCCGCTGCCCGGTCCCCTGGTGGCGCTCGGCGAGCTCTACGAGGCGAAGGGCGACCTGGGGCGGGCCCGTGAGCAGTACCGCCTCGTGGACGTGTGGGCCGCGCTGGCCCGGGCCAACGGGGTCGACCCCGACCTGGACACGGCTCTCGCCGAGGCCGACCACGGGGACAGGGCGGAGGCGCTGCGGGCGGCGCGCGCCGAGTGGGAGCGGCGCAGGACCGTGCACACGGCGGACGCGCTCGGCTGGGCATTGCACGTGAACGGGCGGGACGAGGAGGCGCTCAGGTACGCGCGACGCGCCACCGCCACGGGGTTCAAGGAGGCGGCGTTCCGCTATCACCGCGGGATGATCGAGCGGGCCGTCGGGGACGAGGCGGCGGCGCGCGGGTCGCTGACGTCGGCCCTGCGTCTGAACCCCGGTTTCTCGCCGGTGGGTGCGCGCGAGGCGCGGGAGGCGCTGCGGTCGCTCGGAGGTGACGCGTCGTGA
- a CDS encoding glycosyltransferase family 2 protein produces MSSFVRPADAGQDPLKEISVNYRPISTHLAITPPVSVVIPAMNEAENLPYVFKTLPDWIHEVVLVDGNSTDDTVAVARDLWPDVKVVRQLGKGKGDALITGFAACTGDIIVMVDADGSADGQEIVSYVSALVSGADFAKGSRFANGGGTDDMTPIRKLGNHVLCSVVNTKFGARYTDLCYGYNAFWRHCLDKIELDCTGFEVETLMNIRVVKAGLKVQEIPSHEYLRIHGTSNLRAVRDGIRVLKVILSERSNRDRRGGRRKAARALPVPAGRGEAS; encoded by the coding sequence ATGAGTTCGTTTGTGCGCCCGGCAGATGCCGGACAAGACCCGTTGAAAGAGATCTCCGTAAACTACCGTCCGATCTCCACGCACTTGGCGATCACACCGCCCGTCAGTGTGGTCATACCCGCCATGAACGAAGCGGAGAACCTTCCGTACGTCTTCAAGACACTGCCCGACTGGATCCATGAGGTCGTCCTCGTGGACGGCAACTCCACCGACGACACGGTGGCCGTGGCCCGGGACCTGTGGCCGGACGTGAAGGTCGTCCGCCAGCTCGGCAAGGGCAAGGGCGACGCGCTGATCACCGGCTTCGCCGCGTGCACGGGCGACATCATCGTGATGGTCGACGCCGACGGCTCGGCCGACGGCCAGGAGATCGTCTCCTACGTCTCCGCCCTCGTCTCGGGCGCGGACTTCGCCAAGGGCTCCCGCTTCGCCAACGGCGGCGGCACGGACGACATGACGCCGATCCGCAAGCTCGGCAACCACGTCCTGTGCTCCGTCGTGAACACCAAGTTCGGGGCCCGCTACACCGACCTGTGCTACGGCTACAACGCCTTCTGGCGGCACTGCCTCGACAAGATCGAGCTCGACTGCACCGGCTTCGAGGTCGAGACCCTGATGAACATCCGGGTCGTCAAGGCGGGGCTCAAGGTCCAGGAGATCCCGAGCCACGAGTACCTGCGCATCCACGGCACCAGCAACCTCAGGGCCGTCCGCGACGGCATCCGCGTACTGAAGGTGATCCTCTCGGAGCGCTCCAACCGCGACAGACGCGGCGGGCGGCGCAAGGCAGCCCGCGCCCTGCCCGTCCCCGCGGGACGGGGAGAGGCGTCTTGA
- a CDS encoding GNAT family N-acetyltransferase, whose protein sequence is MNITVHRPGELTAADRAAWTALQSKAHLDGSPELANPFLSPEFALAIGHERRGVRIAVVREESERTAFLPFQRSVAGVGRAVGLGVSDCQGLVHRPGFDWDARDLLRACGLSVWEFDHLVGGQAPFEASASGSFPSPVMDVDRGYEAYLGQLRSRAPKFTRTTLAKERRLGRDHGPVRYVHDERDPAVLATLMGWKSAQYRRTGRSDRFAHPWITHLVRRLFHTRSDSFAGLLSVLYAGDAPVAAHFGLRSERVLACWFPAYDPAFAKYSPGLVLHLRMAEAAAADGIAYLDLGRGHKAYKESLKTRDLTVSEGWVALRHPVAFGHLARRAPVKALRNTVQSRPEFFEPADKMLKQLGRMRSRGGKFRSTGKE, encoded by the coding sequence GTGAACATCACCGTGCACCGCCCCGGCGAACTCACCGCGGCCGACCGGGCGGCGTGGACCGCACTGCAGTCCAAGGCGCACCTCGACGGCTCGCCCGAGCTCGCCAACCCCTTCCTCTCCCCCGAATTCGCACTCGCGATCGGGCACGAGCGGCGCGGGGTGCGGATCGCCGTCGTGCGCGAGGAGAGCGAGCGGACCGCGTTCCTGCCCTTCCAGCGGTCCGTCGCCGGTGTCGGCCGCGCCGTCGGGCTCGGCGTCTCGGACTGCCAGGGCCTGGTCCACCGGCCGGGCTTCGACTGGGACGCGCGGGACCTGCTGCGGGCCTGCGGTCTGTCGGTGTGGGAGTTCGATCACCTGGTGGGCGGGCAGGCGCCGTTCGAGGCGAGCGCGTCCGGCTCGTTTCCGTCGCCCGTCATGGACGTCGACCGGGGCTATGAGGCGTATCTGGGCCAACTTCGCTCGCGCGCACCGAAGTTCACTCGCACCACACTGGCCAAGGAGCGCAGACTCGGCCGCGATCACGGCCCGGTCCGCTACGTGCACGACGAGCGCGACCCCGCGGTCCTGGCCACGCTGATGGGCTGGAAGTCCGCGCAGTACCGCAGGACCGGCCGCAGCGACCGCTTCGCACACCCGTGGATCACCCATCTGGTGCGCCGGCTCTTCCACACCCGCTCCGACTCGTTCGCCGGCCTCCTCTCGGTCCTCTACGCCGGGGACGCGCCGGTCGCCGCGCACTTCGGGCTGCGCTCCGAACGGGTCCTCGCCTGCTGGTTCCCCGCGTACGACCCGGCGTTCGCCAAGTACTCGCCCGGTCTCGTCCTGCATCTGCGCATGGCCGAGGCCGCGGCGGCCGACGGCATCGCGTACCTCGACCTCGGCCGCGGCCACAAGGCGTACAAGGAATCCCTCAAGACCCGTGATCTCACCGTCTCCGAGGGCTGGGTGGCGCTGCGCCATCCGGTGGCGTTCGGACACCTCGCGCGACGCGCACCGGTCAAGGCGCTGCGGAACACTGTGCAATCACGACCGGAATTCTTCGAACCGGCCGACAAAATGCTCAAGCAGCTGGGTCGAATGCGATCCAGGGGCGGGAAATTTCGATCTACGGGCAAGGAATAA
- a CDS encoding SGNH/GDSL hydrolase family protein produces MKLSRITAYMSSLLLAAAFALTGAAAAHADQSTDRAAATGYVALGDSYSSGVGAGSYDGGSGDCKRSTRAYPALWAAAHSPSSFNFTACSGARTGDVLANQLGPLGSGTGLVSISIGGNDAGFADVMTTCVLQSESNCVARVNKARQYVDSTLPGNLDKVYDAISAKAPAARVVVLGYPRFYKLNGSCLAGLSERERAAINDASDYLNTAVAKRAADHGFAFGSVTSAFSGHEICSGSPWLHSVNWTNIGESYHPTAAGQSGGYLPVFTAAA; encoded by the coding sequence ATGAAATTGTCCCGAATCACGGCATACATGTCCTCGCTCCTCCTTGCGGCCGCCTTCGCGCTCACCGGCGCGGCAGCGGCTCACGCGGACCAGTCGACCGACCGGGCCGCCGCCACCGGCTATGTGGCCCTCGGCGACTCCTACTCATCGGGTGTCGGCGCGGGGAGCTACGACGGCGGAAGCGGCGACTGCAAGCGCAGCACCCGCGCCTACCCCGCGCTGTGGGCGGCTGCCCATTCACCCTCCAGCTTCAACTTCACGGCTTGCTCGGGCGCTCGTACGGGTGATGTTCTGGCGAACCAGCTGGGCCCGCTCGGCAGCGGCACCGGACTCGTCTCGATCTCCATCGGCGGCAACGACGCGGGCTTCGCCGACGTCATGACGACCTGCGTGCTGCAGTCCGAGAGCAACTGCGTCGCCCGCGTCAACAAGGCGCGCCAGTACGTGGACTCCACGCTCCCGGGCAACCTCGACAAGGTGTACGACGCGATCAGCGCGAAGGCCCCCGCCGCCCGCGTCGTCGTGCTCGGCTACCCCCGCTTCTACAAGCTGAACGGCAGCTGTCTCGCCGGCCTCTCCGAGCGCGAGCGTGCCGCCATCAACGACGCCTCCGACTACCTCAACACCGCCGTCGCCAAGCGGGCCGCCGACCACGGCTTCGCGTTCGGCAGCGTCACGTCGGCCTTCTCCGGGCACGAGATCTGCTCGGGCAGCCCGTGGCTGCACAGCGTGAACTGGACCAACATCGGCGAGTCCTACCACCCCACCGCCGCCGGCCAGTCCGGTGGCTACCTCCCGGTGTTCACCGCGGCGGCCTGA
- a CDS encoding serine/threonine-protein kinase, whose translation MGTVWRARDEVLGREVAVKEVRAPAGLPAPEVDRLYVRLEREAWAAARIPHRNVVTVYDVASEHGRPWIVMELVRGLSLSDVLEAEGALTPQRTAEIGAEILGALRAAHDAGVLHRDVKPGNVLIANDGRVVLTDFGIALVEGSSALTMTGEVVGSPEFLAPERALGQRPGPASDLWSLGVLLYAAVEGSSPFRQDTPLSTLRAVVDEELPPARRAGPLTSVIEGLLRKNPDERMSAAVAERDLRIVAGGGTPHTEAAFPYLPTTTAERPPSEPTPPASYPVPPPGPATVVGTQADEPRRDRRARVALVAGLVALALALGGITYALVGRDDDGGDGGSKGSQNNGAGATGSTGDKDGGSGGSTGGKDDGGSTGGGSGGNGGNGGDGGNNGGSTGNNGSGGGNGGTTKPPAQSVKVQVVGAHTQYEGACPPAAGQAPSFTATFTVGRVPATVEYRWVTASGESGDPGWKTLSFSSGGGKTRQVNHVETAYDQGGGTYENSIHVQVRKPVSATSNSVAYTVTCEQETPTGGASYTPNG comes from the coding sequence ATGGGCACCGTGTGGCGTGCCAGGGACGAGGTGCTCGGCCGCGAGGTGGCCGTCAAGGAGGTGCGCGCCCCCGCCGGGCTCCCGGCGCCCGAGGTGGACCGGCTGTACGTGCGCCTGGAGCGGGAGGCGTGGGCGGCCGCCCGCATCCCGCACCGGAACGTGGTGACGGTCTACGACGTCGCGAGCGAGCACGGCCGCCCCTGGATCGTCATGGAGCTGGTGCGCGGCCTGTCCCTCTCCGACGTGCTGGAGGCGGAGGGCGCGCTGACCCCGCAGCGGACCGCGGAGATCGGCGCCGAGATTCTCGGCGCCCTGCGCGCCGCCCACGACGCCGGTGTCCTGCACCGCGACGTGAAGCCCGGCAACGTACTGATCGCGAACGACGGCCGTGTCGTCCTGACGGACTTCGGGATCGCGCTGGTCGAGGGGAGTTCCGCGCTGACGATGACCGGCGAGGTCGTCGGGTCGCCCGAATTCCTCGCCCCGGAGCGGGCGTTGGGGCAGCGTCCGGGGCCCGCGTCCGACCTGTGGTCGCTCGGTGTGCTGCTGTACGCCGCGGTGGAGGGCAGCTCGCCCTTCCGTCAGGACACGCCGTTGAGCACGCTGCGCGCGGTGGTGGACGAGGAGTTGCCGCCCGCCCGCCGCGCCGGTCCTCTCACGTCGGTCATCGAGGGGCTGCTCCGCAAGAACCCGGACGAGCGGATGTCCGCCGCCGTGGCCGAGCGCGATCTGCGGATCGTGGCCGGGGGCGGCACGCCGCACACGGAGGCGGCGTTCCCGTACCTGCCGACGACCACGGCCGAGCGGCCGCCCTCCGAGCCGACGCCGCCCGCCTCCTACCCCGTACCGCCGCCGGGACCGGCCACCGTGGTCGGCACCCAGGCGGACGAACCGCGCCGGGACCGTCGCGCGAGGGTCGCCCTGGTGGCGGGGCTCGTCGCGCTGGCGCTGGCCCTGGGCGGCATCACGTACGCCCTGGTGGGCCGGGACGACGACGGCGGGGACGGCGGCTCCAAGGGGAGCCAGAACAACGGAGCGGGGGCCACCGGGTCCACCGGCGACAAGGACGGCGGGTCGGGCGGGTCCACGGGCGGGAAGGACGACGGGGGCTCCACGGGCGGCGGCAGCGGGGGCAACGGCGGGAACGGCGGAGACGGTGGCAACAACGGCGGGAGCACCGGGAACAACGGCAGTGGCGGCGGCAACGGCGGCACCACGAAACCACCTGCCCAGAGCGTGAAGGTGCAGGTCGTGGGCGCCCACACGCAGTACGAGGGGGCGTGCCCGCCGGCGGCAGGTCAGGCGCCGTCGTTCACCGCGACGTTCACGGTGGGGCGCGTCCCCGCCACGGTCGAGTACCGCTGGGTCACGGCGTCGGGCGAGTCCGGCGATCCGGGCTGGAAGACGCTGTCCTTCTCCTCGGGCGGCGGGAAGACCCGGCAGGTGAACCACGTGGAGACCGCGTACGACCAGGGCGGCGGGACGTACGAGAACTCGATCCACGTCCAGGTGCGCAAGCCGGTCTCGGCGACGTCGAACTCGGTCGCGTACACGGTGACGTGTGAGCAGGAGACCCCGACGGGCGGGGCCTCCTACACGCCGAACGGTTGA